The following are encoded together in the Pygocentrus nattereri isolate fPygNat1 chromosome 3, fPygNat1.pri, whole genome shotgun sequence genome:
- the gpr20 gene encoding G-protein coupled receptor 20: MHRHRANPRTMEMTRIEGSLSLNVTSAPPVTTNSSPPSREPYLHRLAHLDEGLYNDFYSLWIALVVINTLIFMVGMALNSLALYVFCFRTKPKTTSVIYTINLAVTDLLVNLSLPTRIILYYSGGKCLNCSYVHIFSYFVNMYCSILFLTSICVDRYLAIVQVEASRKWRNPNVAKVVCACIWLFAIIVTYSFLTTAFKHSACCVSKLFALTVFEFFLPLVIIVVFTVRIMCALSSPGLMQQSREKRMKAVQLLTTVLVIFTICFTPFHVRQVLVYFHPDLPHHVIVYHVTVTLSSLNSCLDPVVYCFVTTNFQSTMNRFFRKAEAEQTSGDIISMQKSSKGSGTVFAIANSMIMVNMSSPQPGSLPG, encoded by the exons ATGCACAG GCACCGAGCCAATCCCAGAACTATGGAAATGACCAGAATTGAGGGGTCATTGTCTCTGAACGtcacatcagctccaccagtcaCCACTAACAGTTCTCCACCGTCCCGTGAACCATACCTGCACAGACTGGCACACCTGGATGAGGGACTCTATAATGACTTCTATAGCTTGTGGATAGCTCTGGTGGTCATTAACACTCTGATCTTTATGGTTGGGATGGCTCTCAACAGCCTAGCCttgtatgttttctgtttccGTACAAAACCTAAGACCACGTCGGTTATTTATACCATCAACCTAGCAGTCACGGATCTGCTCGTTAACCTGTCACTTCCTACCcgtattattttgtattatagTGGTGGCAAGTGCCTTAACTGCTCTTACGTCCATATATTTAGCTACTTCGTCAACATGTACTGCAGCATCCTCTTCCTCACCAGCATCTGTGTGGACCGTTACCTGGCCATCGTGCAGGTGGAGGCCTCCAGGAAGTGGCGTAACCCCAATGTGGCTAAAGTGGTGTGTGCGTGCATCTGGCTGTTTGCCATCATTGTCACATACTCTTTCCTAACCACAGCTTTCAAGCACTCAGCCTGCTGTGTGTCCAAGCTCTTTGCGCTGACTGTGTTTGAGTTCTTCCTGCCCCTCGTGATCATTGTGGTGTTTACGGTTAGGATCATGTGTGCGCTGTCCAGCCCGGGCCTGAtgcagcagagcagagagaaacGAATGAAGGCAGTGCAGCTTCTCACTACTGTACTGGTCATCTTCACTATCTGTTTCACTCCGTTTCATGTTCGTCAAGTCCTGGTCTACTTTCACCCAGATCTGCCACATCATGTGATCGTCTACCATGTGACTGTCACCCTCAGCAGTCTAAACAGCTGCCTGGATCCTGTGGTCTACTGTTTCGTCACCACCAACTTCCAGTCTACCATGAACAGGTTCTTCCGTAAGGCAGAGGCTGAGCAGACCAGTGGAGACATCATCAGCATGCAGAAAAGCTCCAAAGGCTCTGGCACTGTTTTTGCCATCGCTAATAGCATGATAATGGTGAACATGAGCTCTCCTCAACCTGGAAGCCTCCCTGGATGA
- the slc45a4b gene encoding solute carrier family 45 member 4, which yields MQVEMAPKNADSEAMRVLDMAVVPTKGPSGKTSREREVEVSEESASEGSVDHIPKRLWVMHGAVMFGREFCYAMETALVTPVLLQIGLPEQYYSLTWFLSPILGLILTPLIGSASDRCTLRWGRRRPFILALCVGVLIGVALFLNGSLVGLSVGDVPGNQLIGIVLTVLGVVVLDFCADASEGPIRAYLLDVADTEEQDMALNIHAFSAGLGGAVGYMLGGLDWKNTVLGRAFKAQEQVLFFFAAIIFVISVTLHLFSIKEHPYSPHQQEALEAEDAESSSPVQVNGTLPCTRLMPQLDLIDEEGPFETFEDNQSERHVQIDFLNVRSKSDSVLAVPDTTIELDPDLAIDLDSHFLSDIESTLFQDLKDAHENERPFDHCHNSTCHTSQCSDSSVHQVAPCKEECPFSTVKAINGDLAGASNPAIVSVCALSYQNKAGGRHFNTSTTVRCRHPSFYRQPSFTFSYHGRMGFLRPRRRGNAAHPIKSSRSLNDIDTLARRQHRRKLQQSGSASSEPDEEDGESEQGESGTTVKLLWLSMLKMPPQLWRLCVCHLLTWFSIIAQAVFYTDFMGQVIYEGDPTAAANSTALQNYHKGVQMGCWGLVIYAATAAICSAVLQKYLDNYDLSIKIIYMLGTLGFAVGTGVMAVFPNVYIAMIMISTMGIISMSISYCPYALLGQYHEIKEYIRHSPGNSRRGFGIDCAILSCQVYISQILVASALGAVVEAVGTVRVIPMVASGGSFLGFLTAAFLVIYPETPDEDDDDDEDEQVLSSV from the exons ATGCAGGTGGAAATGGCACCCAAGAACGCTGACTCGGAGGCCATGCGAGTGTTGGACATGGCGGTAGTGCCCACTAAGGGTCCAAGTGGTAAGacaagcagagaaagagaggtggaggtttCAGAAGAGTCGGCCAGCGAGGGTTCTGTGGACCACATCCCAAAGCGCCTATGGGTTATGCATGGAGCTGTCATGTTTGGCCGTGAGTTCTGCTATGCCATGGAAACAGCGCTGGTCACTCCTGTGCTGCTGCAAATAG GTCTTCCAGAGCAGTACTACAGCCTTACATGGTTCCTTAGCCCCATTTTGGGTTTAATCCTTACCCCTCTGATTGGCTCAGCAAGTGACCGCTGTACCCTCAGATGGGGTCGGAGGAGGCCGTTCATTCTAGCTCTCTGTGTAGGGGTGTTGATAGGCGTGGCACTGTTTCTCAATGGATCTCTAGTTG gCCTGTCTGTTGGAGATGTTCCTGGTAACCAGCTCATTGGAATAGTTCTTACAGTCTTGGGTGTTGTGGTACTGGACTTTTGTGCTGATGCTTCGGAGGGACCAATCAGAGCCTACCTGCTGGATGTAGCTGATACAGAAGAGCAGGACATGGCTCTCAATATTCATGCCTTTTCTGCAG GATTGGGGGGAGCTGTGGGCTACATGCTTGGAGGTCTGGACTGGAAAAACACTGTCTTGGGTCGTGCATTCAAGGCCCAAGAGCAAGTGCTCTTCTTCTTTGCAGCCATCATCTTTGTAATTTCTGTGACACTTCACCTTTTTAGCATTAAGGAGCATCCATACAGCCCCCATCAGCAGGAGGCACTTGAGGCAGAAGATGCAGAGAGCTCCTCGCCTGTTCAGGTTAATGGAACCCTTCCTTGCACTCGCCTAATGCCtcaactggaccttattgatgAGGAAGGACCTTTTGAAACCTTTGAGGACAATCAGTCTGAGAGACATGTCCAAATAGACTTCCTAAATGTACGGAGTAAAAGTGACTCTGTTCTTGCTGTACCAGACACTACCATTGAACTTGATCCAGATTTAGCAATAGATCTTGATAGTCACTTTCTCAGTGACATAGAATCAACTTTGTTCCAGGATTTGAAGGACGCCCATGAGAATGAAAGGCCATTCGATCATTGCCACAACAGCACCTGCCACACTAGTCAGTGCTCAGATTCTTCAGTCCACCAGGTAGCTCCTTGTAAGGAAGAATGTCCCTTTTCAACTGTCAAAGCAATCAATGGTGACCTTGCTGGAGCCAGCAACCCAGCAATCGTCTCTGTGTGTGCCTTAAGCTACCAAAACAAAGCTGGTGGGCGTCATTTCAACACCAGCACAACAGTGCGTTGCCGACACCCCTCCTTCTACCGGCAACCTTCCTTTACCTTCTCTTACCATGGGCGGATGGGCTTCCTGCGGCCTCGGCGCCGTGGCAACGCAGCACACCCAATCAAGTCATCACGAAGCCTGAATGACATTGATACATTAGCAAGGCGGCAACACAGACGGAAGCTGCAGCAGAGTGGTAGCGCATCATCAGAGCCTGATgaggaagatggagagagtgagcaaggAGAAAGTGGTACGACGGTAAAGTTGCTATGGCTCTCCATGCTGAAGATGCCACCACAGCTTTGGCGGCTATGTGTGTGCCATCTCCTCACGTGGTTCTCCATCATTGCTCAGGCTGTTTTCTACACTGACTTCATGGGGCAGGTCATCTATGAAGGAGATCCAACG GCGGCTGCAAACTCAACCGCTCTTCAGAACTACCATAAGGGTGTGCAGATGGGTTGCTGGGGGCTAGTTATCTATGCTGCCACTGCTGCCATCTGCTCAg ctgTGCTTCAGAAGTACCTTGACAACTATGACCTGAGTATTAAGATCATCTACATGCTGGGAACTCTAGGCTTTGCTGTGGGCACAGGCGTAATGGCCGTCTTTCCCAATGTATATATTGCCATGATAATGATAAGCACCATGGGCATCATCTCTATGAGTATTTCATACTGTCCTTATGCTCTTCTGGGGCAGTACCATGAAATCAAAGAG TACATTCGCCACAGTCCAGGCAACTCGCGCAGAGGCTTTGGTATTGACTGTGCCATCCTGTCATGCCAGGTTTACATTTCTCAGATTTTGGTGGCGTCAGCTCTTGGTGCAGTTGTGGAAGCTGTAGGCACAGTGAGGGTCATCCCAATGGTGGCTTCAGGGGGCTCCTTCCTAGGCTTCCTCACTGCTGCCTTCCTTGTCATTTACCCTGAAACCcctgatgaagatgatgatgatgatgaagatgaacaAGTCTTGAGCTCAGTGTGA